The following are from one region of the Mangifera indica cultivar Alphonso chromosome 14, CATAS_Mindica_2.1, whole genome shotgun sequence genome:
- the LOC123197006 gene encoding cysteine-rich repeat secretory protein 38-like — MSSSNLVSSLYLVAFAFLLHTAFGADPLFHFCSNPENFTANGPYEANLNKLISSLYVQTPPTGFGMSNVGDKPDQTYGLALCRGDVETSDCKTCVADASSEIRKRCPYNKAAIVWYDYCLFKYSDEDFFGQIDNKNKFYMLNVRSVSDPEAFNQKTKELLSKLAKDAHATPKLYAVGEMDLSESEKLYGLTQCTRDLSSTDCKKCLDGIIGELPSCCDGKEGGRVVGGSCNFRYEIYPFVNA, encoded by the coding sequence ATGTCTTCTTCAAACCTTGTCTCTTCACTCTATCTTGTAGCCTTTGCTTTCCTTCTCCATACAGCTTTTGGAGCTGAtcctttatttcatttttgttcaaACCCTGAGAATTTCACAGCCAATGGACCCTATGAAGCAAACCTGAACAAACTCATAAGCTCCCTCTATGTTCAAACTCCTCCCACAGGTTTCGGAATGAGCAACGTGGGTGACAAACCAGACCAGACATATGGGCTGGCTCTTTGTAGGGGTGATGTTGAAACTTCGGACTGCAAAACCTGCGTTGCTGATGCAAGCAGCGAGATTCGCAAGCGTTGTCCATACAACAAAGCAGCAATCGTTTGGTATGATTACTGTCTTTTCAAGTACTCGGACGAGGACTTCTTTGGTCAAATTGACAACAAAAACAAGTTCTATATGTTGAACGTGCGAAGTGTAAGCGATCCAGAGGCTTTCAACCAAAAGACAAAAGAACTGCTAAGCAAACTGGCTAAGGATGCTCACGCAACTCCCAAATTGTATGCAGTGGGGGAAATGGACCTGAGTGAATCGGAGAAACTTTATGGGTTGACTCAATGCACCAGAGATCTGTCTAGCACCGATTGTAAGAAGTGCCTTGACGGCATAATTGGTGAACTTCCAAGTTGTTGTGACGGGAAAGAAGGAGGAAGAGTTGTGGGTGGAAGTTGTAACTTCAGATATGAGATATACCCGTTTGTTAATGCTTAA
- the LOC123197009 gene encoding cysteine-rich repeat secretory protein 38-like, with amino-acid sequence MSFLRVTSTTCLLSFALLLQTAIGVTDPLFHSCSNENFTANGPYATNLNKLMGYIYHQAPPTGFGLGSIGQDPNKAHGLALCRGDVSSSDCKSCITEASRQIHQSCPYSKGAQIWYDECLLKYSDEQFFGQIDNGSKLIMWNAKNVSNPVTFNQKSKELLSQLAKEASVKPKMYAAGELELGYNNTMKLYGLAQCTRDLSHSNCKICLDGIIADLPNCCDGKEGGRVITGSCIIRYEIYPFLSD; translated from the coding sequence ATGTCTTTCCTAAGAGTTACCTCTACTACTTGTTTGCTAAGCTTTGCTCTCCTCCTGCAAACTGCAATCGGAGTCACTGATCCCCTCTTCCATTCTTGTTCAAACGAAAATTTCACTGCCAATGGCCCCTATGCGACAAACCTCAACAAGCTCATGGGTTATATCTACCACCAAGCTCCTCCCACAGGTTTTGGTCTTGGTTCAATAGGGCAGGACCCCAACAAAGCACATGGACTTGCTCTTTGTAGAGGCGATGTTTCCTCTTCAGATTGTAAAAGCTGTATCACAGAAGCAAGCAGGCAGATTCACCAGAGCTGCCCATACAGCAAGGGTGCACAGATATGGTACGACGAATGTCTTTTGAAGTACTCAGATGAACAATTCTTTGGCCAAATTGACAATGGAAGCAAGTTGATTATGTGGAACGCCAAGAATGTGAGCAACCCGGTAACATTCAATCAGAAGTCTAAGGAGTTGTTGAGCCAACTTGCTAAGGAAGCTTCTGTAAAACCAAAAATGTACGCAGCCGGAGAATTGGAGCTGGGATATAACAATACTATGAAGCTTTACGGTTTAGCTCAATGCACCAGAGACCTTTCTCATAGTAATTGCAAGATATGTCTTGATGGTATTATTGCTGATCTTCCAAATTGTTGTGATGGAAAAGAAGGAGGGAGGGTCATTACTGGAAGCTGCATTATAAGATACGAGATTTACCCATTCCTTTCTGATTAA
- the LOC123196928 gene encoding cysteine-rich repeat secretory protein 38-like, whose protein sequence is MSSSNLVSSLYLVAFAFLLHTAFGAGPLFHFCSNPENFTANGPYEANLNKLIGSLNVQTPPTGFGMSNVGDKPDQTYGLALCRGDVGTPDCKTCVADACSEIRKRCPYNKAAIIWYDYCLFKYSDEDFFGQIDNKNKFYMWNVQSVSDPVAFNQKTRELLSKLANDAYATPKLYAVGEMDLSESEKLYGLTQCSRDLSSTDCKKCLDGIIGELPSCCDGKEGGRVVGGSCNFRYEIYPFVNA, encoded by the coding sequence ATGTCTTCTTCAAACCTTGTCTCTTCACTCTATCTTGTAGCCTTTGCTTTCCTTCTCCATACAGCTTTTGGAGCTGGtcctttatttcatttttgttcaaACCCTGAGAATTTCACGGCCAATGGCCCCTATGAAGCAAACTTGAACAAACTCATAGGTTCCCTCAATGTTCAAACTCCTCCCACAGGATTCGGAATGAGCAACGTGGGTGACAAACCAGACCAGACATATGGGCTGGCTCTTTGTAGAGGTGATGTTGGAACTCCGGACTGCAAAACCTGCGTTGCTGATGCATGCAGTGAGATTCGCAAGCGTTGTCCATACAACAAAGCAGCAATCATTTGGTATGATTACTGTCTTTTCAAGTACTCGGACGAGGACTTCTTTGGCCAAATTGACAACAAAAACAAGTTCTATATGTGGAACGTGCAAAGTGTAAGCGATCCAGTGGCTTTCAACCAAAAGACGAGAGAATTGCTAAGCAAACTGGCTAACGATGCTTACGCAACTCCCAAATTGTATGCAGTGGGGGAAATGGACCTGAGTGAATCGGAGAAACTTTATGGGTTGACTCAATGCAGTAGGGATCTGTCTAGCACCGATTGTAAGAAGTGTCTTGACGGCATAATTGGTGAACTTCCAAGTTGTTGTGACGGGAAAGAAGGAGGAAGAGTTGTGGGTGGAAGTTGTAACTTCAGATATGAGATATACCCGTTTGTTAATGCTTAA